A genomic segment from Actinoplanes sichuanensis encodes:
- a CDS encoding NAD(P)H-binding protein — translation MILVTGATGTVGRHVVQLLHQGGHPFRAMSRKPSGPGVVRADFDDPGSLRRAVADVRAVFLLTAPAVPSPDFDLALLAAAREAGVASVVKLSAIGTGEVFEGATVGAWHLAAEQAVRESGLAWTILRPSSFASNARHWFAGGPVPNLTGDGRQGVIDPRDIAAVAVAALTGPAHAGRTYTLTGPELLSVPDQARQLGEILGRPVATVDLPPAEAAAHLLAAGLPPAAVDATVLGSAWARAGHNAVLTGDVADVLGRPPSTFRDWVLLSITE, via the coding sequence ATGATTCTCGTGACCGGAGCCACCGGAACCGTCGGGCGGCATGTCGTGCAGCTTCTCCACCAGGGTGGACACCCGTTCCGGGCGATGAGCCGCAAACCGTCCGGGCCGGGGGTGGTGCGGGCCGACTTCGACGATCCCGGTTCGTTACGCCGGGCGGTGGCCGATGTCCGAGCGGTGTTCCTGCTGACGGCTCCGGCCGTACCATCGCCCGATTTTGATCTCGCCTTGCTGGCGGCGGCCCGGGAAGCGGGAGTCGCGTCGGTGGTGAAACTGTCCGCGATCGGAACCGGTGAGGTGTTCGAGGGAGCGACCGTCGGAGCGTGGCATCTGGCCGCGGAACAGGCGGTCCGGGAGTCCGGCCTGGCGTGGACGATCCTGCGGCCGTCGAGTTTCGCCAGCAACGCTCGGCATTGGTTCGCGGGCGGACCGGTGCCCAACCTCACCGGCGACGGACGGCAGGGTGTCATCGACCCCCGCGACATCGCCGCCGTCGCGGTCGCCGCGCTCACCGGTCCGGCCCACGCGGGCCGGACCTACACGCTGACCGGCCCCGAGCTGCTGTCCGTTCCCGATCAGGCGCGGCAACTCGGCGAGATCCTCGGCCGGCCGGTCGCCACCGTGGACCTCCCGCCCGCCGAGGCGGCCGCGCACCTGCTGGCCGCCGGGCTGCCGCCGGCCGCGGTCGATGCCACCGTCCTCGGGTCGGCCTGGGCCCGGGCGGGGCACAACGCGGTTCTGACCGGTGACGTGGCGGATGTTCTCGGCCGTCCGCCGTCGACCTTTCGGGACTGGGTCTTGTTATCGATCACAGAGTGA
- a CDS encoding family 43 glycosylhydrolase: MSARSLFAASLLLTGFVVVLSSSPAQAATIATGARSLESVNYPGRFVRHLDSLGRIDPITASSTAQAKLDATFTVVNGLASPSCYSFQAKNGQFLRHRDYRLRLDTNTGDATFRGDATFCAVDGSVSGSVALVSYNYPDRRIRHRDFALYLDAYQDTATFRADSSFKPAAPWAPKTAKNPVLPGLFADPQIVNFNGRYYLYPTTDGYAGWGGTYYKAFSSADLVNWTDHGVILDHGPDVSWADNSAWAPGVATRNGKYYLYFSGGLASGNTAKQLGVAVADSPTGPFKDALGRPLVTSGQFSGGQAIDPAVFTDDDGQSYLYWGQGVCRAVRLNTDMTSFDTTQVRTITPAGYNEAPFVIKRNGVYYLMWSENDTRSEDYRVAYATGTSPLGPWTNRGVILQKRLDLGIKGTGHHSVVQAPGTDTWYIAYHRFAVPAGDGTNRETAIDRLEFNTDGTIRPVTPTL; encoded by the coding sequence ATGTCCGCCCGCTCCCTGTTCGCCGCGTCCCTACTACTGACGGGATTCGTCGTGGTGCTGTCGAGTTCCCCGGCCCAGGCCGCCACGATCGCCACCGGCGCCCGGTCGCTGGAGTCGGTCAACTATCCCGGCCGGTTCGTGCGCCACCTCGACAGTCTCGGCCGGATCGACCCGATCACCGCGAGCAGCACGGCACAGGCCAAGCTCGACGCCACCTTCACCGTGGTCAACGGGCTGGCCTCGCCGTCGTGTTACTCGTTCCAGGCGAAGAACGGCCAGTTCCTGCGGCACCGTGACTACCGACTGCGACTGGACACCAACACCGGCGACGCGACGTTCCGCGGCGATGCCACGTTCTGCGCCGTCGACGGCTCGGTCAGCGGATCGGTCGCGCTGGTCTCGTACAACTATCCGGACCGGCGGATCCGGCACCGGGACTTCGCGCTCTACCTGGACGCCTACCAGGACACCGCGACGTTCCGCGCGGACAGCTCGTTCAAACCGGCCGCCCCGTGGGCGCCGAAGACCGCGAAGAACCCGGTGCTGCCGGGCCTGTTCGCCGACCCGCAGATCGTCAACTTCAACGGCCGCTACTACCTCTATCCGACCACCGACGGGTACGCCGGATGGGGCGGCACCTACTACAAGGCGTTCTCCTCGGCCGACCTGGTGAACTGGACCGACCACGGTGTGATCCTCGACCACGGCCCGGACGTGTCGTGGGCCGACAACTCGGCCTGGGCACCGGGCGTGGCCACCCGCAACGGTAAGTACTACCTGTACTTCTCCGGCGGCCTGGCCAGTGGCAACACCGCCAAGCAGCTCGGGGTGGCGGTGGCCGATTCGCCGACCGGCCCGTTCAAGGACGCGCTGGGCCGCCCGCTGGTGACGAGCGGTCAGTTCTCCGGTGGGCAGGCCATCGACCCGGCGGTGTTCACCGACGACGACGGGCAGTCGTACCTCTACTGGGGGCAGGGCGTGTGCCGGGCGGTGCGCCTCAACACCGACATGACCTCCTTCGACACCACTCAGGTACGCACGATCACACCCGCCGGCTACAACGAGGCCCCGTTCGTGATCAAACGCAACGGCGTCTACTACCTGATGTGGTCGGAGAACGACACCCGCAGCGAGGACTACCGGGTCGCGTACGCCACCGGCACCTCACCGCTGGGCCCGTGGACGAACCGTGGCGTGATCCTGCAGAAACGCCTCGACCTGGGCATCAAGGGCACCGGCCACCACTCGGTGGTGCAGGCCCCGGGCACCGACACCTGGTACATCGCCTACCACCGCTTCGCCGTCCCGGCCGGCGACGGCACCAACCGGGAGACCGCCATCGACCGCCTGGAGTTCAACACCGACGGCACGATCCGCCCGGTCACTCCGACACTGTGA
- a CDS encoding DUF4082 domain-containing protein — protein MKHRGKAVLLMAATIVAFFAAPANADDSVSLWSDADTPGTIDVDDSSAVELGTLFRSDVGGTVTGVRFYKSAANTGPHTGSLWTGDGDRLAQVTFTGETASGWQTAAFAQPVPIDADRDYVVSYHTTTGHYSADNNGFAQARDSGPLHAPADTPDRFNGRFRYGPGGFPTSTWASTNYWVDVTFTPTPTIPEEPPVQTGFPNADNTGVPAGVTLTPFTEPCNFHTDNQVIDRKIVDCADGIQVYAGNVTFRNSVINRAIETNAAGASITIVDSEVRAGATSWAAVSGTDVTVLRSEITGGQHSVRCDGDCLVQDSYLHDQFNDPNSSFGYHNNGFLSNGGSGMVLRHNTLWCTPLDNEIGGGCSTNLSLFGDFAPITNVTVENNYFHATPAAYCGSFGYNPGKTHGDNPSGVVVRDNVFERGPSGHCGGVGPVTSFLTTGPGNVWTGNTWSDGGTVDPA, from the coding sequence GTGAAACATCGTGGTAAAGCGGTCCTGCTCATGGCCGCGACCATCGTGGCGTTCTTCGCCGCGCCGGCGAACGCCGACGACTCGGTGTCGTTGTGGTCGGACGCGGACACACCCGGCACGATCGATGTGGACGACTCGTCGGCCGTCGAGTTGGGGACACTCTTCCGGTCCGACGTCGGCGGCACGGTGACCGGCGTGCGGTTCTACAAGTCGGCGGCCAACACCGGCCCGCACACCGGTTCGTTGTGGACCGGGGACGGCGACCGGCTGGCGCAGGTCACCTTCACCGGCGAGACGGCGTCCGGGTGGCAGACCGCGGCCTTCGCGCAACCGGTGCCGATCGACGCCGACCGTGACTACGTCGTCTCCTACCACACCACGACCGGCCACTACTCGGCCGACAACAACGGCTTCGCGCAGGCCCGTGACAGCGGTCCGCTGCACGCTCCGGCCGACACTCCGGACCGTTTCAACGGCCGCTTCCGGTACGGTCCGGGCGGGTTCCCGACCTCGACGTGGGCCTCGACGAACTACTGGGTGGACGTCACGTTCACCCCCACGCCGACGATCCCCGAGGAGCCGCCGGTCCAGACCGGGTTCCCGAACGCGGACAACACCGGGGTCCCGGCCGGTGTCACGCTCACGCCGTTCACCGAGCCGTGCAACTTCCACACCGACAACCAGGTGATCGACCGCAAGATCGTCGACTGCGCCGACGGGATCCAGGTCTACGCCGGCAACGTGACGTTCCGCAACAGTGTGATCAACCGGGCCATCGAGACCAACGCCGCCGGCGCCTCGATCACGATCGTCGACTCCGAGGTGCGGGCCGGGGCGACCAGCTGGGCGGCGGTCAGCGGCACCGACGTCACCGTGCTCCGTTCGGAGATCACCGGCGGTCAGCACAGCGTCCGCTGTGACGGCGACTGCCTGGTCCAGGACTCGTACCTGCACGACCAGTTCAACGACCCGAACAGCAGCTTCGGCTACCACAACAACGGGTTCCTCTCCAACGGCGGCTCCGGCATGGTGCTGCGGCACAACACGCTGTGGTGCACCCCGCTGGACAACGAGATCGGCGGCGGCTGCTCGACCAACCTGTCGCTGTTCGGCGACTTCGCCCCGATCACGAACGTCACCGTGGAGAACAACTACTTCCACGCCACACCGGCCGCCTACTGCGGCAGTTTCGGCTACAACCCGGGCAAGACCCACGGCGACAACCCGTCCGGTGTCGTCGTCCGGGACAACGTCTTCGAACGCGGCCCGTCCGGCCACTGTGGTGGCGTCGGCCCGGTGACCAGCTTCCTGACCACCGGCCCCGGCAACGTCTGGACCGGCAACACCTGGTCCGACGGCGGCACCGTGGACCCGGCCTGA
- a CDS encoding methyl-accepting chemotaxis protein yields the protein MATSFFDDLSVNVKILAAVVAAVVVAVVVGVFGLIELRTSSQAAELILTSNVASIKAVGEIKTAFYRARLSTANQAIAQSPAEIESYTKEFDTRIEQFDTAMAAYRASEPATPVATIDAVQAAWDSYVTVAQNELLPAGARNDFAGWAGIRDAKVAPIMKDVDGYLVEMDATETGDAVKNGDAAHAGYDFGRRASIIMIVVGALLALAMGIAVARRIVRSLTRVKVVCEALADGDLTRTSGVTSRDEPGQMAQALDRAVDNLRRTVQTIDGSATALASAAEQMSSTALQIAGSAEQASSQAQTVSAAAEEVSRSVETVSAGSEEMGASIREISQNAAEAARVASEAVDITTATSATMSKLGDSSAEIGNVIKVITMIAEQTNLLALNATIEAARAGDAGKGFAVVASEVKDLAQETARATEDISRRIETIQADTTGAVTAIEEVSLVIARISDFQTTIASAVEEQTATTAEMNRSVAEAATGTNEIAQNITLVATAAQNTSRGVSETRQATDDPARMSSELNTLVGAFRY from the coding sequence GTGGCGACATCGTTCTTCGATGATCTCAGCGTCAACGTCAAGATCCTCGCCGCGGTCGTGGCCGCGGTGGTGGTGGCGGTCGTGGTCGGCGTGTTCGGGCTGATCGAGCTGCGCACCAGCAGCCAGGCGGCCGAGCTGATCCTGACCAGCAACGTGGCGAGCATCAAGGCGGTCGGCGAGATCAAGACCGCCTTCTACCGGGCCCGGCTGTCCACCGCCAACCAGGCGATCGCCCAGAGCCCGGCCGAGATCGAGTCGTACACCAAGGAGTTCGACACCCGGATCGAGCAGTTCGACACGGCGATGGCCGCCTACCGGGCGAGCGAGCCGGCGACCCCGGTGGCGACCATCGACGCCGTTCAGGCCGCCTGGGATTCGTATGTGACGGTCGCCCAGAACGAACTGCTGCCGGCCGGCGCACGTAACGACTTCGCCGGTTGGGCGGGTATCCGTGACGCCAAGGTCGCCCCGATCATGAAGGACGTCGACGGCTACCTGGTCGAGATGGACGCCACCGAGACCGGCGACGCGGTCAAGAACGGCGACGCCGCCCACGCCGGCTACGACTTCGGCCGCCGCGCCTCGATCATCATGATCGTGGTGGGCGCGCTGCTGGCACTGGCCATGGGCATCGCCGTGGCCAGGCGGATCGTCAGGTCGCTGACCAGGGTGAAGGTGGTGTGCGAGGCGCTGGCCGACGGTGACCTGACCCGGACCAGCGGGGTGACGTCCCGGGACGAGCCCGGTCAGATGGCGCAGGCCCTGGACCGGGCGGTCGACAATCTGCGCCGCACCGTGCAGACCATCGACGGATCGGCGACCGCCCTGGCCAGTGCCGCGGAACAGATGTCCAGCACCGCGCTGCAGATCGCCGGCTCCGCCGAACAGGCGTCCTCGCAGGCCCAGACCGTGTCGGCGGCCGCCGAAGAGGTGTCGCGCAGCGTCGAGACGGTGTCGGCCGGCAGCGAGGAGATGGGCGCCTCGATCCGGGAGATCTCGCAGAACGCCGCCGAAGCCGCCCGGGTCGCCTCCGAGGCCGTCGACATCACCACCGCCACGTCGGCGACGATGAGCAAACTCGGCGACTCGTCGGCCGAGATCGGCAACGTCATCAAGGTGATCACGATGATCGCCGAGCAGACGAACCTGCTGGCCCTGAACGCCACCATCGAAGCGGCCCGGGCGGGCGACGCCGGCAAGGGTTTCGCCGTGGTCGCCTCCGAGGTCAAGGACCTGGCCCAGGAGACGGCCCGGGCCACCGAGGACATCTCCCGCCGGATCGAGACCATTCAGGCCGACACCACCGGCGCGGTCACCGCGATCGAGGAGGTCTCCCTGGTGATCGCCCGGATCAGCGACTTCCAGACCACCATCGCGTCCGCGGTGGAGGAACAGACCGCGACGACGGCCGAGATGAACCGCAGCGTCGCCGAGGCGGCGACCGGCACCAACGAGATCGCCCAGAACATCACCCTGGTCGCCACCGCCGCCCAGAACACCAGCCGGGGCGTGAGTGAGACCCGTCAGGCCACCGACGACCCGGCCAGGATGTCCAGCGAACTGAACACCCTGGTCGGAGCCTTCCGCTACTGA
- a CDS encoding AfsR/SARP family transcriptional regulator → MIRFGVLGPVIAEDGTGSAVPLKGPMHRAVLARLIVARRRTVPLDDLVADLWISPPEGAVVAVRTFIAALRRAIEPGRPARAPATLLVTQGRGYALRAAPDQVDAWRFEQAVTAADEARLAEALAWWRGPAYADFPDAAWPRADRSRLAELRLRAVERLASARLESGRAAEAVPDLDAHVTAHPWREDGWRLLALALYRAHRQGDALAVLRRARELLIGQLGVEPGPALRALEGDILRQEPHLDGAAASADAVWARAAAAYRQVRPEGRLESAVGLLRNLAVTGPGGLEVAREQRAAAVSAAEELGDPELTARVIGAYDVPAVWTRADDPVQSAGIVAAAERALAALPVDGFRPVRARLLATIAVESRGSRDPRPRDCARQAEAIARELDDPGLLAFALNGVFMQSCRQTGGSRLRDGIGAELVGLSRRHGLVTMEVLGHLIRLQSACAVVAFRDADQHARAADDLADRHGLPLVGVFTQWYRALRADVVEASPSAEDLYRAAAVRLEHSGMPGMSEGLLPLALLGLHLRRGTPDPGWDAYPPGTDLATVPDPPADLLAEALWCLYGRAAVAAGDRVAVSRARTALAPAAGEWAGAGSGLLTLGPVADHLASFPSL, encoded by the coding sequence GTGATCCGATTCGGGGTGCTCGGGCCGGTGATCGCCGAGGACGGGACCGGCTCGGCCGTACCACTGAAGGGTCCGATGCATCGGGCGGTGCTGGCCCGACTGATCGTGGCGCGCCGGCGGACCGTACCCCTCGATGATCTTGTGGCTGATCTCTGGATCTCGCCGCCGGAAGGCGCGGTGGTCGCGGTGCGCACCTTCATCGCCGCGTTGCGGCGGGCGATCGAGCCCGGCCGTCCGGCGAGAGCGCCGGCGACGCTGTTGGTCACCCAGGGGAGGGGGTACGCCCTGCGTGCCGCCCCCGATCAGGTGGACGCCTGGCGGTTCGAGCAGGCGGTGACCGCCGCCGACGAGGCCCGGCTCGCCGAAGCTCTGGCCTGGTGGCGTGGCCCCGCCTACGCCGACTTCCCGGACGCCGCGTGGCCTCGAGCCGACCGTTCCCGGTTGGCCGAGCTGCGGCTGCGGGCGGTGGAGCGGCTGGCGTCGGCCCGGCTGGAGTCGGGCCGGGCGGCCGAGGCCGTCCCGGACCTCGACGCGCATGTGACCGCGCACCCGTGGCGCGAGGACGGCTGGCGGCTGCTGGCCCTGGCCCTGTACCGCGCACACCGACAGGGTGACGCCCTCGCCGTGCTGCGCCGGGCCCGTGAGCTGCTGATCGGACAGTTGGGTGTGGAGCCCGGCCCGGCGCTGCGCGCGCTGGAGGGCGACATCCTGCGGCAGGAGCCGCATCTGGACGGCGCCGCGGCGTCGGCTGACGCGGTGTGGGCGCGGGCCGCCGCGGCCTATCGGCAGGTGCGGCCGGAGGGCCGGCTGGAGTCGGCGGTGGGGCTGCTGCGCAACCTCGCGGTGACCGGTCCGGGCGGCCTCGAAGTGGCCCGGGAGCAGCGGGCGGCGGCGGTGTCGGCGGCCGAGGAACTCGGTGATCCGGAGCTGACCGCGCGGGTGATCGGCGCCTACGACGTGCCGGCGGTCTGGACCCGTGCCGACGATCCGGTGCAGTCGGCCGGGATCGTCGCGGCCGCCGAACGGGCGTTGGCCGCGCTGCCCGTGGACGGCTTCCGGCCGGTGCGGGCCCGGCTGCTGGCCACCATCGCCGTCGAGTCCCGCGGGAGCCGCGATCCGCGGCCGCGCGACTGTGCCCGGCAGGCCGAGGCGATCGCCCGGGAGCTGGACGATCCGGGATTGCTGGCGTTCGCGTTGAACGGTGTCTTCATGCAGAGCTGCCGGCAGACCGGGGGGTCACGGCTGCGGGACGGGATCGGGGCGGAACTGGTCGGGCTGTCCCGGCGGCACGGGCTGGTCACGATGGAGGTGCTCGGGCATCTGATCCGGTTGCAGTCGGCATGCGCGGTGGTCGCGTTCCGGGACGCCGATCAGCATGCCCGGGCCGCCGACGACCTGGCCGACCGGCACGGGCTGCCGCTGGTCGGCGTGTTCACCCAGTGGTATCGGGCGTTGCGTGCCGATGTGGTCGAGGCGTCGCCGTCGGCTGAGGACCTTTATCGGGCCGCGGCGGTACGGCTGGAGCATTCCGGAATGCCCGGGATGTCCGAGGGGCTGTTGCCGTTGGCGCTGCTCGGACTGCATCTGCGCCGTGGCACGCCGGACCCCGGCTGGGATGCGTACCCGCCCGGCACCGATCTGGCCACCGTCCCGGACCCGCCCGCCGACCTGCTCGCCGAGGCGCTGTGGTGCCTGTATGGGCGGGCCGCCGTCGCCGCGGGTGACCGGGTCGCCGTGTCGCGGGCCCGGACCGCGCTGGCCCCGGCCGCGGGGGAGTGGGCCGGAGCGGGCAGCGGACTGCTCACCCTCGGCCCGGTCGCCGACCACCTGGCGTCGTTTCCATCGTTGTAG
- a CDS encoding group II truncated hemoglobin produces the protein MTVEYIRYRIPGDTTAFEEAYGRAARFLALAPQCVDYELSRCTDEPDVYILRITWTSTEDHLKGFRGGDLFPGFLAEIRPWIEAIDEMRHYERTAVRGQGGSIPSMYEWAGGTEALERLTERFYQLVIADDVVGPLFAHMDAGHPKHVAMWLAEVFGGPARYTGERGGYPAMLGHHLGRGITERQRRRWVDLLVDAADEVGLPDDPEFRAAFMGYIEWGTRLALANSQPGATPPREAPVPHWGWGVAPPYNG, from the coding sequence ATGACGGTCGAGTACATCCGGTATCGCATTCCCGGTGACACCACGGCTTTCGAGGAGGCGTACGGCCGGGCCGCCCGGTTTCTCGCCCTCGCACCGCAGTGTGTCGACTACGAGCTGAGCCGCTGCACCGACGAGCCGGACGTCTACATCCTGCGGATCACGTGGACGTCCACCGAAGACCACCTGAAGGGTTTCCGGGGCGGCGACCTGTTCCCCGGGTTCCTGGCCGAGATCCGCCCGTGGATCGAGGCGATCGACGAGATGCGCCACTACGAGCGGACCGCGGTGCGCGGCCAGGGCGGCTCGATCCCCAGCATGTACGAGTGGGCCGGCGGCACCGAGGCCCTGGAGCGACTCACCGAGCGCTTCTACCAGCTGGTGATCGCCGACGACGTGGTCGGGCCGCTGTTCGCGCACATGGATGCGGGCCATCCGAAACACGTCGCGATGTGGCTGGCCGAGGTGTTCGGCGGTCCGGCCCGCTACACCGGCGAGCGTGGCGGCTATCCGGCGATGCTCGGCCATCACCTCGGCCGGGGGATCACCGAGCGGCAGCGGCGCCGTTGGGTCGACCTGCTGGTGGACGCGGCCGACGAGGTGGGCCTGCCCGACGATCCGGAGTTCCGGGCCGCGTTCATGGGCTACATCGAGTGGGGCACCCGTCTGGCACTGGCCAACTCGCAGCCGGGCGCGACCCCACCGCGGGAGGCTCCGGTGCCGCACTGGGGCTGGGGCGTGGCCCCGCCCTACAACGGCTGA
- a CDS encoding calcium-binding protein, which yields MSTYVWLRRIGASLLTTTATVGAFALPAEAAATGVAYVRFRDAGQPVDLVFTAGAGKRNSVVITRSGRTITVDDRVTLRAGTGCKQVKGDKTRVRCTISQDIRILDVTLGSGHDKATNRTGLSMRAAGGSGNDDLVGGSVYDSLWGGTGKDRIWGNGGSDYLAGQSGDDVIAGGAGNDNIAGGAGSDREYGGAGHDGHNQGGEPSGADADLIDGGTGNDMVTYGARTRAVSVDSDSGRKDDGRKGEGDTVLAIEEIFGGDGDDRLDGTKGPDRLYGLGGDDILNGHWHNDVLNGGSGVDHLYGEGGYDTLNGQQDGVVDYLDGGDYDDDCIQNTDVESLFDC from the coding sequence ATGTCCACCTATGTGTGGCTACGCAGGATCGGTGCGTCCCTGCTCACCACTACGGCCACGGTCGGCGCGTTCGCGCTGCCCGCCGAGGCCGCCGCCACCGGGGTCGCGTACGTCCGGTTCCGGGACGCGGGCCAGCCCGTCGATCTGGTGTTCACGGCCGGTGCCGGCAAACGGAACTCGGTCGTGATCACCCGCTCGGGGCGGACCATCACCGTCGACGACCGGGTCACGCTCCGTGCCGGAACCGGTTGTAAGCAGGTCAAGGGCGACAAGACCCGGGTCCGCTGCACGATCAGCCAGGACATCCGCATCCTCGATGTCACCCTCGGCTCGGGCCACGACAAGGCCACCAACCGGACCGGACTGTCGATGCGCGCCGCCGGCGGCTCCGGCAACGACGACCTGGTCGGCGGTTCGGTTTACGACTCGCTGTGGGGTGGCACCGGCAAGGACCGGATCTGGGGCAACGGCGGCAGCGACTACCTGGCCGGTCAGAGCGGCGACGACGTGATCGCCGGCGGTGCCGGAAACGACAACATCGCCGGCGGCGCGGGTAGCGACCGGGAGTACGGTGGTGCCGGCCACGACGGTCACAACCAGGGCGGGGAGCCGTCCGGTGCGGACGCCGACCTGATCGACGGCGGCACCGGAAACGACATGGTCACCTACGGTGCGCGTACCAGAGCCGTCAGTGTCGACTCCGACAGCGGCCGGAAGGACGACGGCCGCAAGGGCGAGGGCGACACCGTGCTCGCCATCGAGGAGATCTTCGGTGGCGACGGCGACGACCGTCTGGACGGCACCAAGGGTCCGGATCGGCTGTACGGCCTCGGCGGCGACGACATCCTGAACGGTCACTGGCACAACGACGTCCTGAACGGCGGTTCGGGAGTCGACCATCTCTACGGTGAGGGCGGCTACGACACCCTCAACGGCCAGCAGGACGGCGTCGTCGACTACCTGGACGGCGGCGACTACGACGACGACTGCATCCAGAACACCGACGTCGAGTCCCTGTTCGACTGCTGA
- a CDS encoding Clp protease N-terminal domain-containing protein, with the protein MTDKVSAVMTVAKALGGERIGTDHLLAGTLRAGAGVRRVLDAYDITPTVLHAVLRTRAGRWPAPDDGPAAVERARLAHGEPSAEQLLAVLLEDPRSHAGELLRECGADVEAVRAALLSGRAPARTERVPADLVAVRDRLIGRARFRGRGVRDYLLTAIVRVRINYAETPVLWASLEADLIAKARGGPKRTDDVLRAMLMTYEVVCAYPHLLSPAHERYEGVRALVEVGVDWRHVAGWRDRAEDRIPVRELLKPGADWPEDTSALLGVLVSHPGNRAGRLLAENLV; encoded by the coding sequence ATGACTGACAAGGTTTCCGCGGTGATGACCGTCGCGAAGGCACTCGGCGGCGAACGGATAGGCACCGATCACCTGCTGGCCGGCACCCTGAGAGCCGGGGCCGGGGTCCGGCGGGTGCTCGACGCCTACGACATCACACCGACCGTGCTGCACGCCGTCCTCCGGACGCGCGCCGGGCGGTGGCCGGCACCTGACGACGGCCCGGCCGCCGTCGAGCGCGCCCGCCTCGCACACGGTGAGCCCAGCGCCGAGCAGCTGCTCGCGGTGCTGCTGGAGGACCCACGGTCGCATGCGGGGGAGTTGCTGCGGGAGTGCGGGGCCGATGTGGAGGCCGTGCGTGCGGCGCTGCTCTCCGGCCGGGCCCCGGCCCGGACCGAGCGGGTTCCGGCGGATCTCGTGGCCGTCCGGGACCGGCTGATCGGTCGGGCCCGATTCCGCGGGCGGGGTGTGCGTGACTATCTTCTGACGGCGATCGTGCGGGTCCGCATCAACTACGCGGAGACGCCGGTGCTGTGGGCGTCGCTCGAAGCCGACCTGATCGCCAAGGCCCGCGGCGGTCCGAAACGGACCGACGACGTGCTCCGGGCCATGCTGATGACATACGAGGTGGTCTGCGCCTATCCGCACCTGCTCAGCCCGGCGCACGAACGATACGAGGGCGTTCGTGCGCTGGTCGAGGTCGGGGTGGACTGGCGGCACGTCGCCGGGTGGCGAGACCGCGCGGAGGACCGGATCCCGGTGCGGGAGCTCCTCAAACCCGGAGCCGACTGGCCGGAGGACACCAGTGCCCTGCTCGGCGTGCTGGTCAGCCATCCGGGGAATCGGGCGGGTCGTCTGCTGGCGGAGAACCTGGTGTGA
- a CDS encoding DNA-binding protein, with the protein MARPPLYLVGSYEIGILLGNLSRQRTYQITRRASFPEPVAGLAQGQVWLGDQVEAWIAANRGEPSRRGLTPGSPPADDPPDSPDG; encoded by the coding sequence ATGGCGCGGCCACCTTTGTACCTCGTGGGCAGCTACGAGATCGGCATTCTGCTCGGCAACCTCAGCCGGCAACGGACCTACCAGATCACCCGTCGGGCGAGTTTCCCCGAGCCGGTCGCGGGCCTGGCCCAGGGCCAGGTGTGGCTCGGCGACCAGGTCGAGGCGTGGATCGCGGCCAACCGCGGCGAGCCGTCCCGTCGAGGGCTCACACCAGGTTCTCCGCCAGCAGACGACCCGCCCGATTCCCCGGATGGCTGA
- a CDS encoding glycosyltransferase produces the protein MGPGRDVTDLLREFRCDVAVVDCMLLGAFAAVQRAGIRHVSLVHTFYGYMRREFGAGSLNAIATLNGLPPRRLWDRADRVLVTALPSLEPLSPLPPNTRVVGPVVPPAVPARSPGRVLVSLSSLHYPGQVATLQSVVDAVADLPLPVVVTTGNSVRPDEIRAPGNVDVRGYVPHAELMPAASLVIGHGGHGTTMQALAHDLPLVILPAFDRSDQPLVGSVLQRAGAAAVVPRQAGTAVIRAAVDRLLAPGPHRTAAARLGAEIRTTPGAAAAASEVESLL, from the coding sequence GTGGGCCCGGGCCGGGACGTCACCGACCTGCTCCGCGAGTTCCGATGTGACGTCGCGGTCGTCGACTGCATGCTGCTCGGGGCGTTCGCCGCGGTCCAGCGGGCCGGGATCCGGCACGTCTCACTCGTGCACACCTTCTACGGATACATGCGGCGGGAGTTCGGCGCCGGGTCGCTCAACGCGATCGCCACCCTCAACGGACTGCCGCCGCGCCGTCTCTGGGACCGCGCCGATCGGGTCCTCGTCACCGCTCTGCCGTCGCTGGAGCCACTGTCACCGCTGCCGCCCAACACCCGGGTCGTCGGGCCGGTGGTGCCACCCGCCGTGCCCGCCCGGTCGCCGGGGCGGGTGCTGGTCAGTCTCAGTTCGCTGCACTATCCGGGTCAGGTCGCAACGTTGCAGTCGGTGGTCGACGCGGTCGCCGACCTGCCGCTGCCGGTCGTCGTCACCACCGGAAACTCGGTGCGGCCCGACGAGATCCGGGCGCCCGGCAACGTCGACGTCCGGGGATACGTGCCGCACGCCGAGCTGATGCCGGCCGCCTCCCTGGTGATCGGGCACGGCGGACACGGCACGACGATGCAGGCGCTCGCCCACGATCTGCCCCTGGTGATCCTGCCCGCCTTCGACCGTAGTGACCAGCCGCTTGTCGGTTCGGTTCTCCAACGCGCCGGGGCCGCCGCGGTGGTGCCCCGGCAGGCCGGGACGGCGGTCATCCGTGCCGCCGTCGACCGTCTGCTCGCCCCGGGCCCGCACCGGACCGCGGCGGCCCGGCTGGGCGCCGAGATCCGCACCACGCCCGGCGCCGCCGCAGCCGCCTCCGAGGTCGAATCCCTGCTGTGA